One window from the genome of Hyperolius riggenbachi isolate aHypRig1 chromosome 6, aHypRig1.pri, whole genome shotgun sequence encodes:
- the LOC137523054 gene encoding beta-1,3-galactosyltransferase 2-like, which translates to MLRRNNCPSASKCNILHVLFLVLVLSTLTLLALSSLGWISLSLVGPKTEIHYMVSALSRILGKGRSTIRNNETDQLVLEAYNNFTKIWTATSKNCSISTTSLPESNSTQEHQRTFHVYEYLINEPDKCKDDAPFLVLLVTVERQQKEARQAIRQTWGKENVPPGIKVLRLFFIGKDAQWSNDSQMSLVEESHEYHDIIQQDYLDVYRNLTEKVLMGLYWVATYCKSAIYVMKTDSDMFVNTEYLIHSILKPDQPPRLNYFTGYLMVNEGPNRNKDSKWYASPEEYPENQYPLYCSGTGYVFSSDLACKIAEISPTVRWFYLEDVYIGLCLKKLGLEPVASPNRGDFNLWKVAYSDCIYKQIVTSHQLKPWEIIDYWTRLQQNKHKCA; encoded by the coding sequence ATGTTGAGAAGGAACAACTGCCCTTCAGCCAGCAAATGCAATATACTCCATGTGTTGTTTTTGGTCTTAGTGCTCTCTACGTTGACCTTGCTGGCGTTAAGTAGCTTGGGTTGGATCTCACTGAGTTTGGTAGGGCCCAAGACTGAGATACATTACATGGTTTCTGCCCTCTCTAGGATTCTTGGAAAAGGCAGATCAACCATTAGGAATAATGAAACAGACCAGTTAGTATTGGAAGCTTATAATAATTTCACTAAAATATGGACAGCTACATCTAAAAATTGTTCTATCAGTACAACGAGTCTGCCAGAGAGTAATTCAACTCAAGAACATCAAAGAACCTTTCATGTGTACGAGTACCTCATTAACGAGCCTGATAAATGTAAAGACGATGCCCCATTCCTGGTTTTACTGGTCACTGTGGAAAGGCAGCAGAAAGAAGCCAGGCAGGCTATCAGACAAACATGGGGGAAGGAGAACGTTCCACCTGGAATCAAGGTATTACGGCTGTTTTTCATAGGCAAAGATGCTCAGTGGAGTAATGATAGCCAAATGTCTCTGGTGGAGGAAAGTCATGAGTACCATGACATTATTCAACAGGATTATTTGGATGTCTACAGAAACTTGACTGAGAAGGTTCTCATGGGCTTATATTGGGTTGCTACATACTGTAAGTCTGCTATCTATGTGATGAAAACAGATAGCGACATGTTCGTCAATACAGAATATTTAATTCACAGTATTCTGAAACCAGACCAACCACCAAGACTGAACTACTTCACGGGATATTTAATGGTCAATGAGGGACCTAACCGTAACAAAGACAGTAAATGGTATGCCTCCCCAGAAGAGTACCCAGAGAACCAATACCCCTTGTACTGTTCAGGGACTGGCTATGTGTTCTCGTCGGACCTGGCATGTAAGATAGCGGAGATCTCCCCAACCGTTAGATGGTTCTATCTAGAAGATGTCTACATAGGCCTTTGCCTTAAGAAGTTAGGACTTGAGCCCGTAGCCTCACCCAATCGAGGAGATTTCAATCTTTGGAAAGTTGCGTACTCAGACTGCATCTACAAACAGATTGTTACCTCGCACCAGCTGAAGCCCTGGGAGATAATCGATTATTGGACCAGGTTacaacaaaacaaacacaaatgTGCCTGA